A part of Falco naumanni isolate bFalNau1 chromosome 19, bFalNau1.pat, whole genome shotgun sequence genomic DNA contains:
- the PLAT gene encoding tissue-type plasminogen activator, protein MWKALRMEGKLPCFLLLVGAIAAAQCQGLRMRFKRGARSRDICTDISSGEIYHHRETWLRLSGSRTEYCRCNSGQSRCHTVPVRACTRNNCYNGGQCSQAYYSPQLFICQCLHGFSGKQCEIDTEVKCYKDAGVTYRGTWSMTESRTECLNWNSNGLMDRVYSGQRQDAVELGLGNHNYCRNPDEDSRPWCYIYKGGKYTWEHCGVPSCSKVGNINCKSGRGTDYRGSHSVTSSGATCLRWNSRILINKLYTAWRRDAYQLGLGSHNFCRNPDNDSKPWCHVLKGNQLTWEYCDVPTCSACGLRQRRVHQYRIKGGSYADIAAHPWQAAIFVKYRRAPGEHFLCGGVLISSCWVLSAAHCFEEGFSANQLKIVLGRTSRATPEENEQKFQVKNYTVHQRFDSENFNNDIALLQLNSDTEDCAIETDTVRAACLPAPELQLPDWTECEISGYGRNEEFSPFYSEHLKEGHVRLFPASRCTTQHLDNRTVTDNMLCAGDTRHLDDACKGDSGGPLVCMKDDRMYLIGIISWGIGCGRKDIPGVYTNVNRYLDWIQDNMKR, encoded by the exons ATGTGGAAAGCACTCAGAATGGAAGGCAAACTCCCATGTTTCCTCCTGTTGGTGGGAGCAATCGCGGCTGCTCAGTGCCAG GGCTTACGCATGCGTTTCAAACGGGGAGCCAGATCTAGAG ACATTTGCACAGACATTTCATCTGGAGAGATTTACCACCACAGGGAGACCTGGCTGAGGCTTTCAGGCAGCAGAACAGAATACTGTAGGTGCAACAGTGGTCAGAGTCGCTGCCACACTGTGCCTGTTAGAG CCTGCACTAGAAATAACTGCTACAATGGAGGCCAGTGTTCACAGGCATATTATTCCCCACAGCTCTTCATCTGCCAGTGCCTCCACGGTTTCTCTGGGAAGCAGTGTGAAATAG ATACTGAAGTTAAGTGCTACAAAGATGCTGGAGTAACATACAGGGGTACATGGAGCATGACAGAGAGCAGAACTGAATGTTTAAATTGGAATAGCAATGGCTTGATGGACCGGGTGTACAGCGGTCAAAGACAGGATGCTGTTGAGCTGGGATTGGGCAACCACAACTATTGCAG AAACCCAGATGAGGATTCCAGACCTTGGTGCTATATCTATAAAGGGGGAAAGTACACCTGGGAACACTGCGGTGTGCCCTCCTGTTCAAAAG TTGGGAACATCAACTGCAAATCTGGAAGAGGCACAGATTACCGAGGCAGCCACAGTGTTACCAGTTCTGGAGCTACCTGTTTGAGGTGGAATTCTCGAATCCTTATCAACAAGTTATATACTGCTTGGAGAAGAGATGCTTACCAGCTGGGCCTTGGAAGTCACAATTTCTGCCG gaatCCTGACAATGACAGCAAGCCCTGGTGCCACGTGCTGAAAGGCAATCAGCTCACATGGGAGTACTGCGATGTGCCTACTTGCT CTGCCTGTGGCTTACGGCAGCGCAGAGTCCACCAGTACAGGATTAAAGGTGGCTCCTACGCAGACATTGCAGCTCACCCATGGCAAGCTGCCATCTTTGTGAAGTATCGCCGAGCACCTGGAGAGCACTTCCTCTGTGGAGGAGTTCTGATCAGCTCCTGCTGGGTTTTGTCAGCTGCTCACTGTTTTGAGGAAGG CTTTAGTGCAAACCAGCTGAAGATTGTGCTGGGTAGGACTTCCCGAGCAACTCCCgaggaaaatgaacaaaagttTCAAGTGAAGAACTACACTGTGCATCAGAGATTTGACTCAGAAAATTTCAACAATGATATTG CTCTGTTGCAGTTGAACTCAGATACAGAAGACTGCGCTATTGAAACAGACACTGTCcgtgctgcctgcctcccagcACCAGAACTGCAGTTGCCTGACTGGACTGAATGTGAGATCTCTGGCTATGGCAGAAATGAAGAAT tctcTCCATTCTATTCAGAGCACCTGAAGGAAGGCCACGTCAGACTTTTTCCAGCCAGTCGGTGCACAACACAGCATCTAGACAACCGAACAGTTACAGACAACATGTTATGTGCAGGAGACACCAGGCACCTTGATGATGCCTGCAAG GGTGACTCTGGAGGGCCTCTGGTCTGTATGAAGGATGATCGCATGTATCTAATTGGAATCATCAGCTGGGGAATAGGCTGTGGCCGCAAAGACATACCTGGCGTTTATACAAATGTGAATCGTTATCTTGACTGGATTCAGGACAACATGAAACGCTGA